The genomic interval AAGCGGAATCATGGCATTCTCGGAAGACATCGGGAATTCAGCCAGGACACGCGAACGGTAGAGCTGCGAATTCTCACCCCATTTCTTGCGCTTTTCTTCTACCCACTCATGGCTTACCATGCCCGGAATGATCTGCTTCCTGTAAACGACGTTCGGCGTGTCGAAGGCCGTGATCACAATCTTTGCCCAGTCAGATGCTTTGAACAGGCCCGCGTAGTGACTGAGTGGATCAATGGCGTTCCCGATGGCAGCAATCCGGTCATCGCCGCCTACTGCGAGTCGTTCCGCCAGTTCGAAAATTGCGCCACGAATGCCCGAAGCTTCATCCAGTGCAACAAACACGTTCTCTCCGTGATAGCCTTGAATTGCTGATTCGTTCTTCTGTGACGCAGGCAATCCAATGGCGAACCACTTGGGGCCAAGCTGAAGCCGGTTCTGCAGCGGCTTCCCGCCGAGCAGTATCTTTGCATTTCCGTGCAGCGAATTAATTTCAGCCCACAGAAGATCGCGAACCTGCCGCATGGTGGGCGCCGTCGTGATTACGCGCGAATTGTACCGCGTGTAAAGAAACCACAGGGCAATGCAAGCGAGGTAGAACGTCTTGGCTGAGCCGTAACAGCCCCGCGCCACGGTCTTTCGGTTCTGTGCGACAGACCAAACGAACTCCAGCGATTTCTTGAACATCCCACGAACGCCCAGGATGTCCCAAATGAAAGCCTCGGGATCGTCACGGTATTGCCACTCGCATTCTTTCAGCGGCTGGTTACGATAAACGAGAATGTCAGGTCGCTTACTCAAAGAGCGTGAACTTGGCTTCGATTGTGTAAGTTGATTCTGAAATCTCAGTAGCCAAGACGTTTCCGCGAATTGTGCCGACGTAGTTCGTGCCGGCGAATGTCACGCAAAACGGCTCGCGTGATTCCCATGCGTCCTGTAACGACTTGAAACCCGCATCGGTGCAGCGCACAGTTACCGCATATCGCTTCGATTCATCGCCAAATGGAAAACCATCTTCAGATTGCAGTTCGAGCGCCGTGACATGAAGGTCATCGGGGTTCATCGCATTGCGCGTTTCATGTTTTGAATCCAACGCGCCACGCTTAATACTCCATCGACAATAAATAGAACTACAGAAAGAGCACCTGCAAAAAGCACCGCAAGAATGGATAATCCAAACATGACTATAAGCACGTCACTCATGCTTGCCTCCTTCGGGGGCTTTGAGTTTCTTCGTGTCTTTAATAAATCCGTCGAGCAACATTTTGTCTGCAATCCGGCTTTTAATGTATCTTGCAATGCGTTCACCAGTATAGTGAGCAAATAATCCAGACGGATGCCCGATACAATAATTGCATTGTTCTACTGCGAACTTTAGTATTGTTTCTTTCTCTTGTTCCGCTCGCTCTTTCGCCTCCTTGAGTTCGGCTTCGAGGCGTGCGATGTCTTTTTTGAGTGATTCTGCGAAATCTTGATATTTGTCACGCCATTTTTGCGTTATACTAAGATGCTCTTTAAGCTCTTCCCGTTCCTTCTCCGCCGCTTCGAGGGCGTCGGCGGCACGGTGGATAAGGATAACATCACGCTTTATATCTGCGCTGTGGCTACAATCAATCGGCCCTGCAAATTCCCGCAGTTCCGCAATCAGTTCGGCGTTACTCATCTGTTCGCCCTCCGCGCCTTACGTGCGGCTTTGTTCTTGCGCTTGCGGTTAGAACGGTACGGTTGCATCTCACGGTCATACTGCTTTTGCATCGCCTGCCTCCGCGCTGGATCAACTCTCGATTCTGAGTCAAGAATTGACATAGACATTCCCGCCATAGTTGACATGAGCATTGCACGTATTGCTTTCTCTTTACGCTTTGGCTCGTCCGGTTGCTGGCTTGCGCGGCGGTCGATGATTGTCACACCTTTCGGTCCGTGTGGGCCTCTGTTCGCTTTTTCAGCGGCTCTAAATTCCGCGTAGCATTCTTGACAACTGAATGGGTTGTTGCCGTGTTTGCAGGGGTCACAGCTCATTTCTTTCCTTCCGTGGATTTGACTTCGGTGAAGTCTGCGTTTTCAATTTTCCTTGTTTGTTCGCGCTGTTGCGCTATCGCTTCCGCGAACGTCATGCGGAATGCATCGCCACCGGCCGCTACGCCTTCAGGTGACAGCACGTTATGCAGTTCGAGCAGGATCCGCGCGAAATCGCGTCGTGTGCGGTGATCCGGTGCGGCTGCGTAGTCCCAAATCCCGCCCGGGTATTCGATGCGCTTGATCGACTCAGCTTTCAGACCCTGAAGCAGAACGGCAGTCGCATGCGAAATACTTGCGCCCTGCATTTCGAGAATCAGCGTCAGCAACCCTTTGGCTTTTAATCGCGCGAGAATCTGCTTGCCCGATACGTGAGCCGACACCGGCGCGGCGTTGGGATTCAGCGCCATGTAGGCCTGCGCTGCGGAACGCGGACCACGGGCTTTCGGTTCGATTCCGCAATATGCGAGCAGGAACTTCACTTCCTGATCGCTAAGCTCCGGCAGCTGCTGGTTGCCCGCTATGGCCTGTAGTCTTGAGTCGTTCGGTGTACCGTTCACGGATTCTGTGTCGCGTTTCAAGTTCGTCCAGTAAGCCGCGGCTTTCGCCGTTCCAATGCGGCTCGCAGTTGCCGTTCTGCCAATTCCAAATCGTGCGTTCAGAGCAGTGCAGTGTCATCGCCAGCCGCGGCCTGCTCCAGTCAAGAGTCTCCAGCGCACGGTTGATTCGCGCTTGCCAAGACTCATTTAATCCTTCCGTTTCAGTCACTTAGAATAAACTGCTGTGGTTGATTGATTACCAACGTCGCTGACTGACATTTCTAACTGCTTGTTCCTGAGGTTTTTGCAGGATTGCAGGGGCGTTATCCGGTCGTTCTGGTTCACCGCGTTCAGCGGCCTCGAAGAGTTTTAGACGTTCATCTGCGGCAACGAAATTCCGTGGTTCGATCCAGTACTTGCGATATCGCATGATGGCGTTCCATTCGACAATGCCCTGCTGTAGAAACTTGCGTAGGGCCTTGCCGATAAGCTTTTGGTAGTTGTTTAGATCATCGTCCACCAGCTTCGGCTCGAGTATCCGTGCAACCTCCCCGGGAGCGAACTCCCGGGAAGGGTTGTCACGAAGCAGCCGTAGCACGCGGTGATAGGTTTTGTCCGCGTGAGAGCGGCGATCAGGAGAAGCGCGCCAGGGCATGCTTGATGAGGTTTTGCTTTTCGCCAGCGCTGCGCGTGTCTTCCTGCAGGGCTTTCAGGATGCCGCAGAAATCGCGCTTGAGCTGGGCATCAGCCTTTGCGGTGGCTTCTTCTTCGGTTAATTCGACTGTGGCCTTCTGTGGCTCAGCAGAAGCCAGAATCAGCAGGTCTTCAGCGGCTTTCGCGATGTCATTGGGATCCGTGAAGTCCAGCGGCGGGTTGTGGACCTCGGCCATGTACTGCTGCAGGGCTTCGGACGCTTCGTGAGAGAATTTGGGGTCTTTCGATTTGTCGGACATGATTGTCTCCGTGGTTAAGTTTGCGCTGGTGCGCGGTCAGTGTTGATGAATTTCTTGAGTCTTGCTCTGATGACGGCCGTGAGGTTCTCGGCGTTTGAATGTTCACCTTGCCGTAGTTCGGAAATCAGTGTGTGTACGTCTTGTTCGTTGCCTGACTGGACAACGTGGAAAACATCCCACGCGATGTCTTTGCGATCCTGCTTGTCACCGATTCCGCTGGCTTTGATCAGGTCTTTTGCCAGAAGTTCGATTTCCGGTGGTGGTTTCCAAGTTCCGTTCAAACTCGGCGGCCTCGCGCGCGTGCGCGCGTCGGAGGCCTTCGATGGTAAGTTATAATCTAATTCTGAAGTTATATTCTGAAGTTGGGTTCCGTCAGAATTATCTAAAACCGGAAGCACATTGGTGGTTTCGGCTGGTTTGCTTCCGGTGAACTTACCTGATTCATCTTTCGTGGGTTGATGTGACTCTGCGGTCTTTTGTCCACCCTTTGCCCCGGCGACCCGTTTATTGTGGATAAGTTCGGCCAGCGGTTGGTGGATAAACCAGTCCTTGACTTCCCATTCAGAAGTTAGAAAACCGGACTTCTGAAGCGCCTGAAGCAGAGTAGTCCCGGGGCCTTGATAGTAGCAGTAATCAGCGATGATCTCCGCGCTTTCGGGATCGATCACGGGTTCAAATGCATGGTTCGCAGCTACATACTGGATGAACCTCACGAGGTGCAGATAAGCCAGACCTTCAGAAAGGCCGAGAGTTCGCTTAAACAGCGTGAACTTCGGATTGTCATGTATGTCAATGGCGACGTTAAATCGATCAATGCCATTACGTCTGGGGCGCGCCATGATTACCTTTCCGGTTGTCCTTGCTTCATCATGAGTCTCATGTAATCCGTGGTGAACTCATTGTCATAGTGCTCAAGCACCCATTTCCATAGCGCGGTGATCAAGTTCTCGTTACTCTTTTTATTGCAGGTCGGACAGACATGCACTGTAAACTTGCGCTCCTGCACGGAAACTGTTCCTGGCACCGTCAGATGAACCAACAACAGGTAGCTCGGTTGACTGAACTGCAGCTGCACGTTACAGGACTTACAGACGGGCGTGCTCCGCGTGTGCGTGAGATGGCTGCGGTTGAGGATCGTAATCACCGGTAGTTCACCTCCAATGGCAGAGACTTGACACTTTTCGCAGCAAGTATGAGCATGAATCGCGTGAACTCCGCAAAGTGCAGGCGATCAGCAATTACGATGCAGCCGGCAGAACCCGGGATGTTCGCATCGCGATGGATTCCAAAGCCACTACGCTTGTCTGCGGCATTGTTCGGATTTATCAGTTCGACCGGATAAATCCGAAAGAAATCGCCTTCGATGCCCTTATCAGGCCGCACTTCCGGCGTTGTGGAAACCGTCCACTTGTCATGCGGCGGTATTGGCCCTTTGCCAGGCGTCCAGAGATTTGCCTGCGACTGGAAACCAATTAGCCCGCTCGTGGCAGGGAGGATGATTCCGGCGCCGTCCGAATTGTAACACTCAACCCGGCCTTCAGCTAATCGATCGTAGCCAAGTGCCTCAAGGTGCATGTAGAACTCAATGCGCGGTATGGTCATCGGTAGTCCTTGTGCATCTGACAGTATCCGTCTTCGATCACAATTAGTCCGTATTCCTGAAGCTGCTTGAAGAATTTGCCTGCATTGCTCGACGTGGGCGACACGTCAGCAATGTCCAGGACGCGTTCGCGGTCAAGTTTGCGATGCTTGTGAATGGCATCCAGCATTCGGACCGCGCCGGGCGCAAGTCGTTTCTTCCATGCTTGGAGCTTCGAGTCGGGGTCGTCGGGGAGCGGTTCATGGTCAGGCAGAATTTTGCATCCGAGTTCTGTCGCGGCATATCCGTAGGCTTTTAGCTCTAAGTAACCACCTTCTGTCAGGAGCTTCAGAAACTTGCCGACATTACTGGACTTCGAGCTAATCCGTGCGTAGGCAACCATGGCACCGCGAGTCACCGAATGCGGATAACGACTTGCCGCGTATGCCAACATGCGCTCAGCAGCGGTCGGCAAATGCACGCCGTTGATACGCTCCCGCTTCTTACCGACGCCACTTGCCACCGCAGACGTAAATTTCTTGACTCCCGCAACATCCAGGTTGCCACTGGAGACTACACTCAACGACTCTTGCTCGTCTTCCGGACCGCCAGATTCATACTCGGAAATGAACTCTTGCAAGTCTGATCGTGCATTACGCATGCCTTCAATCAGTCGTTCAATCCACAGGTTTGCTTTGCGCAAGTCAAGGTGCAGTTCAGCATTCTCGGTCCTGAGCCGCGTCATTTCTGCGGTGTCAACATTCGGACGCTGTTCAAGCTCCCTGATCCGCGTGCGCAGTTGTTCGATGGTCTGCGCCTTCTCTTTGACTTCTTGCTCGACGTCCTTCAGCTCACCGAGAGCGGCCAGCACCGCGCCCTTTGCCGGCGCGAGCCGGAAGTCTTTCCAGTTGCGCCGGTTCGGAGCGTGTGTAATCGTGTCATTGATCGTCACAAGCAGCGCATTATCCGCGCCCTGAATGGCCGGACCGGCGACAAAGAACTCGCCCCGGTGAAGTGACTGCAGCATATTTACCTGAGACTTGTTCAATCTCAGGCGACCAGCGGTTCGAGCTGCATCAATATCCACGACTCGGCCGCTGAAATAGTTATTCGATTGAAGCACGACTCCTTTCGCAACCTCCGGCAGACGCTGAGTCGTGAAGACGGCGAACATGCCCCGCTTCAGACCGCGCTTGGCAATGTTCATTATTTCATTGCCGCAGGCCGTTTCCTTGCCCTCCGGTGCCAGCAGATGCACTTCATCGAAGACCAGCATGGCTTCACGCTGTTCGTCCAGTTTCAGCGACATTAGACCGTCAACGAACCCGCGCACAAATTCGAGGTCATCCTTGTGCTTCATGCTGGACAGGTCAATGATGGCTGACGCGCCAAGCCTAAGCAATCGAACAGCAAGCTCCGCAGCGATGGCGGGGCTGGCCTTGAAGTCCCAGCCTTCACCGATTACCACGAAGTCAAAGCGTTCACGCAGTGTCACGTATTCGCCTTCGCGGTCAAACACGAATTGTGAACATTTGCCATGGGTCTGCTCAATCAACAGACGTGTCAAATGACTCTTGCCGGATCGTGTTTGCCCGATAATCAGTGAGTGCGTGGACATGAAATCCTGAACAGAGATTTCAATCGGAAACATATTGACGCTCTTTCCGAGCATGAAAAGTTCCCCGATCATTGTTTCACCGGCGTCAAGTGCCTAGTCACGAGCTTCGTCATTTCAAACATCGAAACCTGCTTCGGTACCACGCCTTTCTTATTCGCAAACACTTTTCCAAGCGCTTCGTCAACGTTGATGTTTCGCTTGTTCTTCTTGTCCTGGAGGCCGTGCTTCTTGATGTAGTCCCAGACTTTCTTGGTGACGTCGGTTCGCGGTTGAGGCTTGGTTCCGACAATAGCGGCTAACTCAGAAGACGCTTGCATGGGTGCCATGAAAGCGGCCTGCGGTTTGATAC from bacterium carries:
- a CDS encoding DUF87 domain-containing protein, which codes for MFPIEISVQDFMSTHSLIIGQTRSGKSHLTRLLIEQTHGKCSQFVFDREGEYVTLRERFDFVVIGEGWDFKASPAIAAELAVRLLRLGASAIIDLSSMKHKDDLEFVRGFVDGLMSLKLDEQREAMLVFDEVHLLAPEGKETACGNEIMNIAKRGLKRGMFAVFTTQRLPEVAKGVVLQSNNYFSGRVVDIDAARTAGRLRLNKSQVNMLQSLHRGEFFVAGPAIQGADNALLVTINDTITHAPNRRNWKDFRLAPAKGAVLAALGELKDVEQEVKEKAQTIEQLRTRIRELEQRPNVDTAEMTRLRTENAELHLDLRKANLWIERLIEGMRNARSDLQEFISEYESGGPEDEQESLSVVSSGNLDVAGVKKFTSAVASGVGKKRERINGVHLPTAAERMLAYAASRYPHSVTRGAMVAYARISSKSSNVGKFLKLLTEGGYLELKAYGYAATELGCKILPDHEPLPDDPDSKLQAWKKRLAPGAVRMLDAIHKHRKLDRERVLDIADVSPTSSNAGKFFKQLQEYGLIVIEDGYCQMHKDYR